The sequence below is a genomic window from Rhodococcus sp. 4CII.
CCCAGGCATGACCGAGACGACCACCGACGTCACCCGCGCGGAGTACTGCGCGATCGCGTGCGCCGACATCTTCTCCGGGGCAGGCGAGATCATGGCCAGCCCGATGGCGACGCTGCCACTGATCGGCGCCCGGCTCGCACGACTGACCACCGAACCCGACCTGCTGATCACCGACGGCGAGGCCCTGATCTTCGCCGACACACCCGCCGTCGGCGCGAAAGCCCCGATCGAGGGCTGGATGCCGTTCCGGAAGGTGTTCGACGTCGTCGCGTCCGGCCGCCGCCATGTGGTGATGGGCGCCAACCAGATCGACCGGCACGGCAACCAGAACCTGTCGGCGTTCGGTCCGCTGCAGCAGCCGACACGTCAGATGTTCGGCGTCCGCGGCGCGCCCGGCAACACGATCAACCACCCCACCAGTTACTGGGTGGGCAAGCACTCGTCGCGGGTGTTCTGCGACAAGGTCGACATCGTCTCGGGCGTCGGCTACGACCAGATCGACCCGGAGAACCCCGCCTACCGCTTCCATCACCTGCACCGGGTGGTGAGCAACCTCGGGGTGTTCGACTTCGGCGGTCCCGACCACACGTTCCGGGCGCTGTCGCTGCACCCGGGCGTCACCGCCGAGCAGGTCGCGGAGAACACCTCGTTCGAGGTGGCGGGGCTGGCCGACGCCCCGGTCACCCGGGAACCATCGGACGAAGAACTGCGGCTCATCCGCGAGGTCCTCGACCCCCGCAGCCTGCGTGACCGGGAGGTGTCGCTGTGAGCACTCTTCGCACTGCCCTGACCGAACTGGTCGGAGTGGAGCACCCGGTGGTCCAGACCGGGATGGGCTGGGTGGCCGGACCGCGACTCGTCGCGGGAACAGCCAACGCGGGCGGTCTCGGTATCCTCGCGTCGGCGACGATGACGTACGAGGAACTCGAGGCGGCCGTCGCCAAGACGAAGACGCTCACCGATAAGCCGTTCGGGGTGAACATCCGCGCCGACGCCACCGACGCCAACCAGCGAATCGACCTGCTGATCCGGGAGAACGTGCGCGTCGCGTCGTTCGCGCTCGCACCGAAACAGGACCTGATCGCGAAGCTGAAAGATGCCGGGGTGGTGGTCATTCCGTCGATCGGCGCCGCCAAGCACGCGAAGAAGGTGGCATCCTGGGGCGCCGACGCCGTGATCGTGCAGGGCGGTGAGGGCGGCGGCCACACCGGACCGGTGGCCACTACCCTGCTGCTGCCGTCGGTGCTCGACGCCGTCGACATCCCCGTCGTCGCGGCCGGCGGGTTCTACGACGGCCGCGGGCTCGCCGCCGCCCTCGCGTACGGCGCCGCCGGCGTCGCGATGGGCACCCGCTTCCTGCTCACCCAGGAATCCACCGTCCCCGACTCCGTCAAGCAGGAGTACCTCGCCCGCGGACTGCAGGACACCACGGTCTCCCGCAAGGTCGACGGCATGCCCCACCGGGTCCTCAACACCGCACTCGTCGACAGCCTCGAGCACTCCGGCAACGTGCGCGGACTCGTCGCGGCCGCCCGCAACGCCTCGAAGTTCAAGGCCATGACCGGCATGAAGTGGTCGACCCTCGTCAAGGACGGCCTCGCCATGAAGAAGTCCAGCGACCGCACGTGGCAGCAGATCATCATGGCCGCCAACACCCCGATGTTGCTCAAAGCCGGCCTGGTCGAGGGCAATACGCACGCGGGCGTGCTCGCGTCGGGTCAGGTCGTGGGACTCCTCGACGACCTGCCCACCTGCAAGGACCTCATCGACGGCATCGTCGCCGACGCGATCAAGCGCATCGACGCGCTGGGGGCCCTCCGCGCCTGAACGAACGGGACGCTCGTTCGATCCGACTCGGGCGAGCGTCCCGTTCGTCCTACAGAGCGCGGTACACCGCGGTCTCGAAGTCGAGGTATCCGCCGAACGAGACGGCGTCGGCGAAGGGCAGGATCTGCGTGGCCCAGAAGCCGGCGATGCCGTTCTCCCGGTCGATCCAGTAGTACAGGTTCGCGAGTCCGGCCCAGCCCAGTGCGCCCGCCGGGCGTCCCGTCGGGGCCGGTTCCTCGTTGACCATGAAGGTGTACGCCCAATTCTTGCGCAGGCCGGGGAAGAACTCGGCGTCGTTGGACAGGGCGGGGATCACCCCGGGCAGCGCGGTGACCTCCTGCCCGGTCAAGCCACCCTGCACCGCCTCGGCGACCGTGTCGGCCGCGAGAATCCGGCCGCCGGGAGCCTCACCGTCCCGCAGCCACATGCGGAGGAACTTCAGATAGTCGGGGACAGTGGTGTAAAGCCCGTGGCCGCCCATGTGGACCTCCGGCTCCTGCGGCAACACCATTTCAGGCATCGGCACCAGCGAACCGTCCTCGGTGCGCTGGTGCACCACGGCGAGACGATCCCGCATGTCGTCGGTGAGTGTGAACGCGGTGTCGTTCATCCCCAGCGGCTCGAAGATGCGCTCGCGCATCACCTCTCCCAGTCGCTGCCCGCGTACCGCCTCCACGACCAGTCCACACCAGTCGATGTTCGATCCGTACATCCACCGCTCGCCCGGATCGAACAGAAGCGGTGTGGTCAGCGACTTCTTCGTGGCGGTGATGGGGCTGGGCTGGCCGTGTCGGTCGGCGAGGCGGCGGTAGTTCTCGTCGAAGAAGTCGTAGCCCAGCCCGGCGGTGTGCAGCAACAACATCCGGGTGGTGATGTCTCGCTTCGGCGCGCGGAGCACCGGTTCGCCGTCGCTCCCGAAGCCGTCGAGGACCTGCAGTTCACCGATCTCCGGGAGGTACCGGGCGGCCGGGGCGTCGAGGTCGAGCAGGCCCTCCTCCACGCACTGGAGTGCCGCGGTTCCGGTGACGGCTTTGGTGGTGGAGAAGGCGGCGAACACCGTATCGGCGGTCATCGCCACACCCGAGCCGAGGGACCGCTCCCCGGCCACACCCGAGTACACGACGCCGTCGCGGTCGGTGAGCATCGCCACCACACCCGGGACACCGGCGTCGTCCTGCGTCAGTTTCTGCAGGTCCGTGTCGGTGACACTCGCGAAATCATCTCTCATGGTTCCTCCTGTGTTCGTTCCCGCGTCGGCAACAGGGCCGAGGATCGGAACGGACACTACGGAGGCAACTGTGACGTAGACCACCTCGATTCGGCGGTCCGGCTGTCGGATTTCGGCACTACCGGCGGCGGGCGCGGGCGAGCGCGCGGGACGGGTTCTCCCCGAACCGGCCGCGGTAGGCCGCGGCGAAGACGCCCATGTTGACGTAACCCCAGCGGCCGGCGACGGCGGACACGGTGCACTCCGATGTCGCGGCGGTAAGTTCGTCGTGGATTCGCTGGAGCCGCACCTCGGTGAGGAAGCGATTCGGCGTGGTCTCCCGGTAGCGACGGAACGCTCCCGACAGCGCCCGCACACTCACCCCCACCGCCGCGGCGACGTCGCTGACCGTCGGCAGTTCGGCGGCGTGGTCGCGCATGTAGTGCTCAGCGCGCCCCACGTAGTCGGGGGCCACGTCACTCGCGCCGCCGTCGAGGGCGATCCCCGCCGCCGCGGCCCATTCGGCGAGCAGGTGACCGAGGAGCATCTCCTGGAGGTGAATGCCCGGGCGGCCGTGAGCGATCCGGTCGGGAGCGGCGGCTATCGACCGCACCGCGTACGCGAGAAGCGCGTTCCACGCCGACTGCTGCCCGGCACCGATCACACACTTGTGCTGCCACAGGCGGTCGTCGGGCCGATATCCGAACCACCGATCGGCGGCGTCGGCGACCAGGCGGTGCGGCACCGTCAGATTCAGCTGCAAATCCGACTCGTCGAATTGGATGTAGTGCTCGATCCGGCTGCAGTCCACCACAAACGTGCCACCGGAGCCGACCTCCACCTCGGCCGCGCCGACCCGGTGCCGGGCGGATCCGCGGATCGTCGTCAAGACCAGAATGTTGCCGGCGTCGGCGGAGATGTCGTCGACGGTGACCGGAACCCCGTACCGGAAGCGGGTGAGGGTGACGTCGCCGATGGGTGCCGAGTACATGCTCGAACGCGGCTGGAGCAGTCGTCCCGTGGACCGCACCCGGTACGGCATGTACACCCGATCCGACCAGGCCCGGATCTCGTCCCAGTCCGACGACGACGCAGCCGATACTGCGACATCGGAAAGCGGATCCAGCGAGTGCACGACGTCCACCATCCGGAGCGTAGAGCACACCGGCCGTTCCCGACACCACCCGATCGGCCGGCTAGGATGTGGCCGCGGCCTTCGCCGCGCTCAGCTGGATGACGCGGCCTTCGCCGCGCTCAGCTGGATGACGCGGCCTTCGCCGCGATGCGCGCCCGGACCTCCGGTCGTCGCAGCGGAGGCACGGTTTGGGGCGGCTGCTTGCGCGGCGGGAGTGCGGCGAGCAGTTTCGTGGTGGCCTCGGTGACGACGGCGACGGCCTCCTCGAAGGGCTCCTGGTTGGCGTCGGACAGCTTCTGGATCCCGCTGACCTTCCGGACGTATTGACGCGCCGCCGCCTCGATTTCCTCCGCGGTGGCCGCCGGTTCGAGTCCGCGCAGCTCGGTGATGTTTCGGCACATGACTCGACGATAGCGCCGCCCCGGCCTCCGCGCGGCTCGTCGGCGCGGGCCACTAACCGCGGGCCGACTCCAGCGCATCGGCGTCCGACGGCACGGCATCCGAGGGGACGGCGTCCGAGACCACGACATCGGAGGGCACGGCATCGGAGGGCACGGAGTCCGGGAGCGGGGTGCGGGACCGGGCGGCGACGACGGCCGCTCCGAGCAGGACGAGTGCGACGAGGCACTGCGAGCTGCCGATCACCTCGCGCACCGCGGCCTCCACCCAGCCGGACGACGAGGATTGCAGCACGAAGTTGGGTCCGATCAGGAAGATGACGGTCGCGGCGCCGACCAGCGGCCGCCAGCTGCGGTATTGCGGGGCGATCAGGATCGGGACGAGCAGGATGCTGTACGCCCAGTGGTGGGTGACGGCGAACGGCGCGGCGAGCAGGGATGCCAGGGCGACGATCGACAGCGCGATCAGGTGCTCACCCGAGCGGGTGAACCGGTGGGCCGACCATGCGGCGGCGGACACGATGACGGCCGCGCTGAGGACCCACAGGATGCTCGCGAGCAGACCCTCCGCGCCGAGCCGGGCGATGACGCCGGTGACCGCCTGGTTGCGGAAGAAGTCGGGCGCGCCCGCGCGGCCGGTGGCGAAGAACTCGGTGGTCCAGAACCACACCGACGACTGGGGCAGCAGCCAGAAGCCGAGGGCGACGGTGACGAGGATCGTCGCAAGCGCCCGTCCGATCGAGCGGAAGTCGCGGCGGACGAGCAGGACCAGCAGAAACGCGGCGGGGGTGATCTTGACGGCCGCGGCGAGGCCGATCGCGATTCCACGGAACCGTTGCGGGATCACCCCGGCGCAGTCGGCGACCACGAGCGCCATGAGGATGATGTTGATCTGGCCGAAGTCGAAGTTCGAGCGCATTGGTTCGAGGAGCAGTACCGGCCCCATCGACAGCAGAGCGAGAAGTTCGGGCCGTGCGACGTCGAGTTTCGACAGCGCCACTTTGAGCATCCACCACACGAGCCCGAGGTTGAGGGCGCACCACAGCGCCTGCAGGACCGCGGGGTCGATCTCCGCCATCGGTGCGAAGAGGATCGCCGCGAAGGGCGCGTAGATGAATCTGAACCCGGAACTGCTCGGGAAGTCCGCGGAGTAGAGGGGCAGCCCGCTGAGGAAGGCGTGCCCGGCGTCGCGGAAGACGGAGAGATCCATCAGGTAGCCCGTCGCCGCATCGAACTCCCGGTAGGCCACCACCCCCAGGGAGACGATGCCCACGAGGAGCGCGACGGCGTGGAGACGATAAGCCCTGAACTTCGATTCACTCGGTAACAAGAATTTGTTCTTTCATGATCGGCGTCGTGGTCAACGATCCACCGTAGCTGGCCGTGACCCAATCGTGACAAAGGCGAGGTCGCGGCGTCCGAACCACGCACTTCGTCATAGTTTATTTCGACCGGTATATTCAGACCATGCCTGCTCGCGTTCTCGACAATCCCCTCGTGCTGCCGGTGCTCGGCCTTCTCCTCGAATCGCCGATGCACCCGTACCAGGTGGAGGTCACGCTGCGCGACCGCAGCGAGGCGGGTCAGTGGCCGCTCAATCGCGGTTCACTCAACAATGTGGTCGGGGCCCTCACGACGGCCGGGTGGATCGAGGAACACGAACGGGCGCAACGGGACGGGCGGCCGGCCCGCACCGTCTACGCCCTCACCGACACCGGGCGCGCGGAACTCGTGACGCGTCTGGACACCAAGATCCGCAGTGCCGCACGAGAGTTCTCACCGTTCTTCGCGGCGCTCAGCTATCTCGGCGCGCTGGGACGCGAGGGCGCCGTCGATGCGCTGACCGAACGCGCCGAACGGCTCACCGCGAGAATCGAATCCGATCAGGCGAGGCTCACGCGCGCACACGACGAGGGCGTGCCCCGCCTGTTCGTCGTCGAGGCGGACTATGCCCTGCATGCCGCGCGAAGCGAACTCGCGTGGATCGCGTCGACGATCTCCGACATCCACGCGGGCCACCTCACCTGGCCCGCCGCGCGGACGACGGCCGAGCAGCCGTGAACCTCCGGATCAGCCCGTCCCGAACGTTCCTTCGAGCCGGTTCCGCGACCCGGGGTGCACGAGCCGGGCGGCGCTGACGAGTCCTCTGGACGACCAGGTGCGGCGTCGGATCAGCAGGCACGGCTCGGAACGCTCGATGTGGAGGAGCCGGCATTCTTCGGGCGATCCGAGGATCGCTTCGACGACGTGCTCGCCCCTCGTCAGCGGAGCCTCCACGCTCAGATAGTGATTGGGCGTCTGCTGGGTGAAGTCCTGATTCAGATATCCCGGGGCCTCTGCGGGGTTGACGAACCGGTCTTCGAGCTGGATCGGGGTGTCGTCCTCGTAATGGACCATCAGCGAGTGGAACACCTTGCCGCGGATGGAGTCCCGGATGAAGGCGTTGGCCGGATCGGCGTCTTCCTCGCGGACGTACACCACCTCGGTCCGGTGGCGGTGGCCGCGCTGCTGGATCTCGTCCGCGATGTTCTTGACCTCGAACAGCGGCGACGCCGTCTTCGTGGCCGCCACGAACGTGCCCACCCCCATCAGCCGCACCACCAGACCGTCGGCGGTGAGCTCGCGGAGCGCGCGGTTGATGGTCATGCGGGACAGCCCCAGCGCGTTCACGAGCTGATTCTCGGAGGGCAGCTGGTCGCCTTCCTGCCAGCGCCCGGCGTTGATCTGCGACACGATCAGATGCTTGACGCGTTCGTACGCCGGGGCCGACTCCGCCCCCGGTCCGTTGTACAACGCAGCAAGCTCCGCGTCGACTACTGCGATCTCCACCACTGGTACCCATTCCTCCGCAACGCCGATGAACTTCCCGTGCAGTCGGCCGTTGCAGTCTATCGGCCGACTGCACGGGAAAGCCTTAATCGCGCGGTGCGCCCGGTGTCACCTCACCATGCTGCGCAGTTGCCGGGTCGCGACGGAGAGGGCGGCCAGGTCGTGCTCGCCCGACTCCGTGACGGCGTCGAGCGTGTGACGCGCCCGCGCCAGCCGGGCCGCATTGCGGTCCTCCCACTCCCCGATCTTCTGCTCGGCCGTGTCCACGGCTTCACCGCCCGCGATCACGTCGAGGCACAGTGCCCGGACCGTGTCGTACAGCTCGTCGCGCAACGACAACCGGGCCAGCGCGTTCCACCGGGTGCCCCGGCCCAGCTGCGACACACCGACGAGGAGGTGCACCAGCCCGAGGTACTCCCCGAGGCGGTAGTACACCTGCGCCACCTCGCGGGGATCGCGTGAGGTGATGTCGGCGATCTCGACGATGTCGAGGAGCGCGAACCGGTCGAGGAGGAGTTGCACCCGTCCGGCGAGGTCCGCGGGAACCCCGCGGGCCACCAGCGCGGCGGTGCGGCTCCGGAGGTTCTCCGCATCCTCACCGCACAGCCACCCCGCGACGTGTGGTGTCAGCTCGGCGAGACGGTCGCGGAATCGGCTGATCTCAGCCCCGACCGCGAGCGGCTGGGGCCTGCGGGTCAGCATCCACCGCGACGCGCGGTCGAGCAGCCGGCGGGTGAACAGGGTGAGTTCGTCGGCGAGGGCGGCGTCCAGCCCCGCCTCCCGGATGTCGTTCCCCAGGGACGGCAGATCGAACACAGTGGAGACCACCGCGAAGGCCCGCACGGCGTCGGCGCTGCTCGCACCCGCCTCCTCCCCCAGCCGGAAGGCGTAGGTGATGCCGCCGTTGTCGACGACGTCGTTGGTGAGGACCGTCGCGACGATCTCCCGGCGTAGCGGGTGTTCGCCGATGGCGTCGCCGAAGGTTTCCCTCAGCCTGCGTGGGAAGTACCCGGCGAGGGCGTCGGCGAACGCGGGGCTGTCGGGTAGGTCGCCGGACAGGAGGTCCGATTTCAGGGCCAGCTTGACGTGCGCCATCAGCGTCGCGAGTTCGGGCGAGGTGAGTCCCGTCCCGGCGCGTTCCCGGGCGGCGATCTCCTTCCGGGACGGCAGCACCTCGATGGCGCGGTCCAGCCCGTAGCGGCCTTCGAGGTGGCCGATGAGCCGACCATGCACCGTGATCGACGCGGCGGCGTCGGCGCGGCTCGTGCCCAGGACGTCGTTCTGGGCGACGTTGTCGGCGAGCACGAGTGCCGACACCTCGCCGGACATACCGGCGAGCACAGCGGCGCGGTCCTCCGCGGCGAGACGTCCGCCGCTGACGAGAGCGTCGAGCAGGACCTTGATGTTGACCTCGTGGTCGGAGCAGTCCACGCCGGCGGAGTTGTCGAGAGCGTCGGTGTTGATGCGTCCGCCGGCACGGGAGAATTCGATGCGCCCCAGCTGGGTGAAGCCGAGGTTGCCACCCTCCCCGACCACCCGGGCGCGCACGTCGGCGCCGTCGACGCGGACACCGTCGTTGCCCTTGTCCCCTACGTCCAGATGTGTTTCGGTGCCCGCCTTCACGTATGTGCCGATTCCGCCGTTCCACAGCAGGTCGACAGGCGCCCGCAGGATCGCGCGGACCAGGTCGGGTGGGGACAATTCGGTGGTCCCGGGGCTCAGTCCGAGCGCGCGCCGCGCCTCCTCGCTGATCGGCACGCTCTTTCTGGATCGTTCCCACACGCCGCCGCCCGTGCTGATCAGTTCGGGTGCGTAGTCCGCCCACGACGACCTCGGCAGCGCGAAGAGCCGTTCCCGCTCCGCGAACGACGTGGCGGCGTCGGGATTCGGATCGAGGAACACGTGCCGGTGATCGAACGCGGCAACGAGCCGGATGTGCTGGCTTGCGAGCATGCCGTTGCCGAACACGTCACCGCTCATGTCGCCGATCCCGACGGCCGTGAACTCCTGCGACTGCGTGTCGACGCCCATCTCCCGGAAATGCCGCTTCACGCTCTCCCATGCACCCTTGGCGGTGATACCGAGCGCCTTGTGGTCGTAGCCGACGGATCCGCCCGACGCGAACGCGTCGCCGAGCCAGAATCCGTATTGCGCGGCAACGTCGTTGGCGATGTCGGAGAACGTGGCGGTGCCCTTGTCCGCGGCGACGACCAGGTACGTGTCGTCGCCGTCGTGCCGCACCACCCGCGGTGCCGGAATCACGGCGCCGCTCGCGAGGTCCACGTTGTCGGTGACGTCGAGCAGTCCGCTGATGAAGCTGCGGTAGCAGCGAACACCCTCGGCGCGTTGGGCGTCCCGATCCCGCTGCGGGTCGCCGGTGGGGGCGGGTGGACGCGCGACGACGAATCCGCCCTTCGCGCCGACGGGCACGATCACCGAGTTCTTCACCGCCTGCGCCTTGACCAGGCCGAGCACTTCGGTGCGGAAGTCCTCCTTGCGGTCGGACCACCGCAAGCCTCCCCGCGCCACCGCGCCGAAACGCATGTGCACGCCCTCCACCCACGGCGAGTAGACGTAGATCTCGAAACGCGGCCGCGGCTGCGGC
It includes:
- a CDS encoding AraC family transcriptional regulator; translated protein: MVDVVHSLDPLSDVAVSAASSSDWDEIRAWSDRVYMPYRVRSTGRLLQPRSSMYSAPIGDVTLTRFRYGVPVTVDDISADAGNILVLTTIRGSARHRVGAAEVEVGSGGTFVVDCSRIEHYIQFDESDLQLNLTVPHRLVADAADRWFGYRPDDRLWQHKCVIGAGQQSAWNALLAYAVRSIAAAPDRIAHGRPGIHLQEMLLGHLLAEWAAAAGIALDGGASDVAPDYVGRAEHYMRDHAAELPTVSDVAAAVGVSVRALSGAFRRYRETTPNRFLTEVRLQRIHDELTAATSECTVSAVAGRWGYVNMGVFAAAYRGRFGENPSRALARARRR
- a CDS encoding NAD-glutamate dehydrogenase yields the protein MRVISTSSQSLEGDEQLFSDQDARRRVLDLYLRAAGRPSADDGDPEARERIAHTHLDTGRLRIPGTAVVRGIDADDPSGIGPAVQIVTDDMALLVESVLLTAAKVGAPIDEALHPVLVARRSESGQLTDLLPAADPGTAESWIHVGLRSDTTDTIVAALVAALDTVLADVRRVDMDLARMRALQIQVSEHLDTQAGQDPLSDELREAADFLRWCEAGNFTVLGYARYGNDGAPGETLGVLHDRDDDRPQAAESGPVLAIGQAALPVSVHRSSYPSVIGVRAGGVEHRFVGAFTPAGRHENVLDIPGAGRRVRALLDRAGFDVDSFSGQAVLQVVQALPLTELFAASPDSLHSALTEVAGITAREHIHLFLRTDAVGDSMSALVFIPRDRYNTRTRLAAQRVLLDELGGTAVEYTTNVSEYPLAVVHFTMRVPAGTAVTDARRLDVQRRISRACRTWEDRFRGQAGAVPRDLLAHYADHFPEGYKHDFDTPRAHADVAVFERLRDGAIDTRLEANEADWRFTLFVGGAPASLGDVLPILQSLGVAVLDERPYTVMNSRGTDCWMYEFGIRHAAPGPVDDGLPRRFTETFAAAWESRAEADSFNELVLRAGLDWREVEVLRAYGRYLRQGGFPYSQNHIATVLGDHPAISQELIRLFAARFDPDGTADCGDVVAALETAIGDVLGLDADRILRAYLTVVLATLRTNRYANRGRERGVLSFKFDPQQIPELPQPRPRFEIYVYSPWVEGVHMRFGAVARGGLRWSDRKEDFRTEVLGLVKAQAVKNSVIVPVGAKGGFVVARPPAPTGDPQRDRDAQRAEGVRCYRSFISGLLDVTDNVDLASGAVIPAPRVVRHDGDDTYLVVAADKGTATFSDIANDVAAQYGFWLGDAFASGGSVGYDHKALGITAKGAWESVKRHFREMGVDTQSQEFTAVGIGDMSGDVFGNGMLASQHIRLVAAFDHRHVFLDPNPDAATSFAERERLFALPRSSWADYAPELISTGGGVWERSRKSVPISEEARRALGLSPGTTELSPPDLVRAILRAPVDLLWNGGIGTYVKAGTETHLDVGDKGNDGVRVDGADVRARVVGEGGNLGFTQLGRIEFSRAGGRINTDALDNSAGVDCSDHEVNIKVLLDALVSGGRLAAEDRAAVLAGMSGEVSALVLADNVAQNDVLGTSRADAAASITVHGRLIGHLEGRYGLDRAIEVLPSRKEIAARERAGTGLTSPELATLMAHVKLALKSDLLSGDLPDSPAFADALAGYFPRRLRETFGDAIGEHPLRREIVATVLTNDVVDNGGITYAFRLGEEAGASSADAVRAFAVVSTVFDLPSLGNDIREAGLDAALADELTLFTRRLLDRASRWMLTRRPQPLAVGAEISRFRDRLAELTPHVAGWLCGEDAENLRSRTAALVARGVPADLAGRVQLLLDRFALLDIVEIADITSRDPREVAQVYYRLGEYLGLVHLLVGVSQLGRGTRWNALARLSLRDELYDTVRALCLDVIAGGEAVDTAEQKIGEWEDRNAARLARARHTLDAVTESGEHDLAALSVATRQLRSMVR
- a CDS encoding DUF2277 domain-containing protein; the encoded protein is MCRNITELRGLEPAATAEEIEAAARQYVRKVSGIQKLSDANQEPFEEAVAVVTEATTKLLAALPPRKQPPQTVPPLRRPEVRARIAAKAASSS
- the hutC gene encoding histidine utilization repressor, which encodes MVEIAVVDAELAALYNGPGAESAPAYERVKHLIVSQINAGRWQEGDQLPSENQLVNALGLSRMTINRALRELTADGLVVRLMGVGTFVAATKTASPLFEVKNIADEIQQRGHRHRTEVVYVREEDADPANAFIRDSIRGKVFHSLMVHYEDDTPIQLEDRFVNPAEAPGYLNQDFTQQTPNHYLSVEAPLTRGEHVVEAILGSPEECRLLHIERSEPCLLIRRRTWSSRGLVSAARLVHPGSRNRLEGTFGTG
- a CDS encoding glycosyltransferase family 87 protein, translating into MLPSESKFRAYRLHAVALLVGIVSLGVVAYREFDAATGYLMDLSVFRDAGHAFLSGLPLYSADFPSSSGFRFIYAPFAAILFAPMAEIDPAVLQALWCALNLGLVWWMLKVALSKLDVARPELLALLSMGPVLLLEPMRSNFDFGQINIILMALVVADCAGVIPQRFRGIAIGLAAAVKITPAAFLLVLLVRRDFRSIGRALATILVTVALGFWLLPQSSVWFWTTEFFATGRAGAPDFFRNQAVTGVIARLGAEGLLASILWVLSAAVIVSAAAWSAHRFTRSGEHLIALSIVALASLLAAPFAVTHHWAYSILLVPILIAPQYRSWRPLVGAATVIFLIGPNFVLQSSSSGWVEAAVREVIGSSQCLVALVLLGAAVVAARSRTPLPDSVPSDAVPSDVVVSDAVPSDAVPSDADALESARG
- a CDS encoding serine hydrolase, whose amino-acid sequence is MRDDFASVTDTDLQKLTQDDAGVPGVVAMLTDRDGVVYSGVAGERSLGSGVAMTADTVFAAFSTTKAVTGTAALQCVEEGLLDLDAPAARYLPEIGELQVLDGFGSDGEPVLRAPKRDITTRMLLLHTAGLGYDFFDENYRRLADRHGQPSPITATKKSLTTPLLFDPGERWMYGSNIDWCGLVVEAVRGQRLGEVMRERIFEPLGMNDTAFTLTDDMRDRLAVVHQRTEDGSLVPMPEMVLPQEPEVHMGGHGLYTTVPDYLKFLRMWLRDGEAPGGRILAADTVAEAVQGGLTGQEVTALPGVIPALSNDAEFFPGLRKNWAYTFMVNEEPAPTGRPAGALGWAGLANLYYWIDRENGIAGFWATQILPFADAVSFGGYLDFETAVYRAL
- a CDS encoding PadR family transcriptional regulator; this encodes MPARVLDNPLVLPVLGLLLESPMHPYQVEVTLRDRSEAGQWPLNRGSLNNVVGALTTAGWIEEHERAQRDGRPARTVYALTDTGRAELVTRLDTKIRSAAREFSPFFAALSYLGALGREGAVDALTERAERLTARIESDQARLTRAHDEGVPRLFVVEADYALHAARSELAWIASTISDIHAGHLTWPAARTTAEQP
- the ipdC gene encoding (3aS,4S,5R,7aS)-5-hydroxy-7a-methyl-1-oxo-octahydro-1H-indene-4-carboxyl-CoA dehydrogenase; this translates as MSTLRTALTELVGVEHPVVQTGMGWVAGPRLVAGTANAGGLGILASATMTYEELEAAVAKTKTLTDKPFGVNIRADATDANQRIDLLIRENVRVASFALAPKQDLIAKLKDAGVVVIPSIGAAKHAKKVASWGADAVIVQGGEGGGHTGPVATTLLLPSVLDAVDIPVVAAGGFYDGRGLAAALAYGAAGVAMGTRFLLTQESTVPDSVKQEYLARGLQDTTVSRKVDGMPHRVLNTALVDSLEHSGNVRGLVAAARNASKFKAMTGMKWSTLVKDGLAMKKSSDRTWQQIIMAANTPMLLKAGLVEGNTHAGVLASGQVVGLLDDLPTCKDLIDGIVADAIKRIDALGALRA
- the ipdB gene encoding cholesterol ring-cleaving hydrolase subunit IpdB yields the protein MTETTTDVTRAEYCAIACADIFSGAGEIMASPMATLPLIGARLARLTTEPDLLITDGEALIFADTPAVGAKAPIEGWMPFRKVFDVVASGRRHVVMGANQIDRHGNQNLSAFGPLQQPTRQMFGVRGAPGNTINHPTSYWVGKHSSRVFCDKVDIVSGVGYDQIDPENPAYRFHHLHRVVSNLGVFDFGGPDHTFRALSLHPGVTAEQVAENTSFEVAGLADAPVTREPSDEELRLIREVLDPRSLRDREVSL